The stretch of DNA TGGGGGCACATCAATATGACGGTAAGAAATGGTTTCCGCTCCGCGATGCTGAGCCTTACGCGCGGCTACCTGGCAGGATCACCGGTAAGCGGACCTACAGCAAAATATTATCGCAGGCTTTCGTGGGCCTCTGCTACGTTTGCCTTTATGTCAGATGTGGCATTGGCCACCCTGGGCGGCAGACTGAAGATGGCCGAGAAACTATCAGGCTATTTTGCTGATGCCTTATCATGGCAATATCTGGCTGTTTGCGCCCTGCGCAGGTTTGAAGCCGAAGGACGAAAGAAAGAAGATCTGCCCTTTGTAAAATGGGCATGTGAGCAGGCCCTGTATAAAATTCAGGATGCATTTGACAAAATATTCAACAACTTCCCTGTACCCGGCCTCAGCGCCATCCTCGGGGGGCCGGTAGCTCTGTGGTCAAGAATCAATCCGCTGGGCGTAAGACCATCTGATAAGCTAGGACATCAGATTGCAGAAGCCCTTCTGAATCCGGGTCCGGTAAGAGAAAGCCTGAAAGAAGGCGTATATCTGCCCAAGGAACCCCATGAGCCCCTCGCGCAACTGGAGGAAGCTTTCAGGCTGGTGCATGAGAGTATGGACGTTTACAACAAAATCAGAAAAGCCGTGAAAGCCAAAAAGCTGAAAAAAGGACGGGCCAAGGAACTGCTCAACGATGCCCTGGAAGCCAAGATTATCAACCAGGCAGAATACGATCTCATACTGAAGACCGAAAAGCTACGCAATGAAGTGATTCGGGTAGATTCCTTCCCGTTAGAAGAAATGCCTGTGAATCTGCCCGTAGTCACAGCTCCTCCTGCATCCAGAAAGCAAACGGCTGCTACCTGAGACAATTCATGCATCTTATCATAAAAAAGAGGCTGCCGGCAAAGTTACCGGCAGCCTCTTTTTTTTCTCCCCGGCTACTCTCTTTGCATAGAAGAGTTGAATCAAAACAGTTCCATTTGACCGGAAGGACGTCTGAAAGCGCGAAGATTAAAGGAAAAGTGCTGGCGGGGGGGAAAGAACTTTTTGCACGCTAAATCAAAGAGCTGGCGTATAGCGTCAGCAATATTGCCTTCACCATGCATACGCGTACCCCAGCGACTATCATGCAGATGCCCTCCATGGCAAGCCTGAATACGATGTAGCACCTTTTCTGCTTTATCCGGAAACGTTTTCCGTATCCAGTCTTCAAAAATGCCCGCTATTTCACCATTGAGCCGCACAATGGTGTAGCCTGCAGTATAAGCACCACGCTCAGCCGCAGCCTGGATTACGCGCGCTATTTCATGATCATTTAACCCCGGAATTACGGGAGCTACCATCACTGATACGGGAATTTTCTTTACGGCAAGCTGTTCAATGATATTTAATCTTTTTAAACAGGAGGCTGTACGAGGCTCCATTTTCTGCCGCAAATCTTCATTCAGTGAATTAATGGAAACAGCAACGCTTACCAGGTCATGCTGTGCAAGCTCCTGCAGCAGATCAATATCACGCAGGATCAGGCTGTTCTTGGTGATCAACCCTACAGGATGTTTGTACTTTACAAGAACCTCAAGCATCTTCCGGGTGATGCCGAATTTTCTTTCAGCAGGCTGGTAACAATCGGTGTTGCCGGAGAGCATGATCGGAGAAACTTTCCACTTCGGATGAGAGATCTGCTTTTCCAGAAGTTCTGCGGCATTAGGTTTCACGATGATATTCTGCTCGAAATCAATACCGGCATTAAAGCCCCAATAGGCATGACTGTTTCTTGCATAGCAGTAAACACAGCCATGCCCGCAACCCGCAGCATGAGGCGATCAAGGAAGTTGGCGGAAAATGGGTGCTGCAGGAACCTGCCGGCCATTCCATCATGGGGCAGGTGCAGCGCCAGTGGCTGTTCAACGGCCTGTTGAATTCCACTGCCGACTGGAAGATCATCGTATCCAGAGTGGTCTTCAACAAAGGTTACCGGACGGTGCTCGATTCGCTGCTGAAAATCGGAAAGGGAATCAGCCCCATCCTCGGTATTGACGTGAGCGGCATACAACTGTCCACCGGCCTCATCGGGGCCGGCATTATGTCTGACGGTTGGGCGGGCTTCCCGTCCGACCAGGATGCGCTCCTTGACCTCATTGAAACCAATGACATCAAAAACGTTTTCATCGTCAGCGGTGATGCGCACACAGCCGCTTTGGATGATGGCGCTAATTCCGGCATACCGGAATTGCTTTCCGCAAACCTGAAAAAAGCCAACAGCCAGGACGCAGTGGTGTTCAGCGATTTCCTTGGCTATTGGGTTTGGAATAAAGGCGCCAGCGGCCTCAGCACCCAGAATTTGAACAATACCTACGGTAAAGTGGAAGTGTTTGGAAAAGATTCCATCCGGCTGAGCGCCATTGATGCCAACGGGACGGAAGTGGTGGGTCACACCTTTCTGTATGAGCAGCAGCACACCGGGATTTTCGAAACCTTCAGTTCGAAAGCGTTTAGTATTTATCCCAATCCGGCTTCTTCAAGGCTCATCATCATCGCTTTGAATGAGAAAAGTGAAAAGTACACTGCCGTCCTGCTGAATACCATTGGCAGGGAAGTGAAACGTGTAGTCTTTAGCCGAAAAACAGAGCTGGATATTTCAGGTTTGCCTGAAGGCGCTTACTTCTGCCGGATTCTAAACAGCAATAACCGGCCGGTGGCCGCAACCAAAGTCAGTGTGATGAAGTAAGGATAAGTCAGTGCGTCAGTATAATCTTCTTTACCGCTGAGCCGTTGCCCAAATTGATATGGAGGATGTAGGTCCCGGGAATAGCTCCTGCCAGGTTTAACCTGATATTGTTATTAAAGAGCTGAGGGCTGACAGGAATTTCTCTTCCCATGACATCAAAAACAGTCAGCTCAGCTGGCTGAAGCGCTTCGTCCGAAGAATAGATCACGATTTCACCGCTGGCAGGATCAGGAGCGATAATGAATTTTGTTTGTGACTGCACGTCAGCAATTGCCGTAGGGGGTGATAACCATGATTTACCATACAGCTCCCACTCGGATTTTGTTTCCGGATGGACTCCGGTGTCATAGATCAGGTGATGCAGTGCTGTCACCGCAATGTCGGTGTGCACAGGCGATTCTCTGATCAATGCGAAGTCCACGCAACTGGGGTCAAACACGGCATTGAGCTGGCAATTATAGGTGCCGGGGTCAAGCGAAGAAACTTCATTATGCGGAACATCTCTGCCCGAAGCGATCCACCACACGCGTCTTTCCTCGTAGGAATTGCCCCCATGTGAAAAATTCCTTCCGCCATGGTCGGTTACCAAAAGGATGAGCCAGTTTTCCGATGCAAAAGTTGACCGTGCATAAAGAGCGCTCAGAACCGTTCCGATGGCATGATCAACATCCTGAATGGCGTTGATGTAGAGCGGGTTAGCGGGCGAGAAGGTTGATACGTGCCCGGTCAAATCAACTTTGTCGAAGTAAACGAAAAGCACATCGAGATCCGGGTCTTGCAATTGTATCACCGCAGAATCCGCAGTAGGAAAGGTGCTGCCGTCAGCCACCTTTATTTTTTCATCCCAGCCGTCATTATAGAAATCATCAGCCAGCGGCCCCCATTCTACCACTTCCACGCGTTTCAGATTTGGCTTCAGCGTTTTGGCAAGTTTCGGAAAAGGGGCATATTGGTTAAAATTGCTTCCGTTGAAAGAGTTATCGGTTACCCCATGTTTATTCCAATGCACGCCCGTGAGAATTGACGACCATGAAGGCCCCGACCAGGTGATGCCCACATGCCACGAATCAAAGGAATACAAACTGTTTGTAAGCAAGGTATCAATATTCGGAGTGTTTGCCTGAAGCAACGCGTCTGAACGACATCCGTCAATGCCAATTATTAATACCTTTCTATCTTGTGAGGCATGTAATGCGATGGACAGTAACAGGAAGAAGGCGGAAAAGAATGAAAAACGTTTCATCTGAGAGATAATAAGAAGTCAAAAGTAAGCGCATGAGCCTTTTGAAAAAAATCAGTCTTTACGTCATGGCGTTGTTTTATGTACTTGCGGGGAGTAACCATTTTTATAACCCCCCATTCTATCTGAACATGATGCCGCCTTATCTTCCCTGGCATCTTGAATTGGTTTATATCAGCGGGATTGCCGAGATCGCCCTGGGGATACTGCTCGTGCCGAAGGCGACAAGAAAATTTGCGGCATGGTCGCTGATATTGTTGTTGATGGCGGTTTTCCCGGCAAACATTTATCTGGCCCAAACCAACGGAACAACAATTGATGCGCCTGCTTTTGCTGTTTGGGCAAGGCTCCTCCTGCAGGCGGTGCTGATACTCTGGGCCTACTGGCACCGCAAGTGAGGATCGCTGCTCGGAATTATCCGGCACATTCCATATCTTCAATGGATAAAATCCTGCACCATGAATTATCTGAAAAGGCCTGCCCCCCTTATGGCATTGTTGCTTTTCCTGGCCTGCTAAAGCGAAAAGCAACCTGCCTTTGAGAAAGCGCCAATTTTCGACAATCTCGGAAAGCATGAACTAAAGATCACCACCACCTCTTCCGAAGCGCAGAAATTCTTCAACCAGGGACTGAATCTTACTTATGGGTTCAATCATGCAGAAGCGGGCAGATCCTTCGGCTATGCCGCTACCCTCGACCTTAGCGCTTGGCATCATAATCCGAGTTAATCGCCCGGAGCGCTTCATCCAGGATCTTCCTGAATTTTTCCAGGTCGTCAGGCGGTTGTTTGAATTCAATCGCCCACTCGTGGCCGCCTTTGCTGCTGCCTTCAAAAAAGATTGGCGCCACTGTATAATCGGTCACCAGCGCTCCGGTTTTTTCACAGGCTTCCGCCAGGGCGCGGTCGGTATTGTGAATCATTACCTCTTCTCCAAAGACATTGATAAAATGTTTCACCCGCCCGGCCACCTGAATCTTATACGGGTTGACGGAGGTTATCCGGACCGTGTCACCGATCTGGTAGCGCCACAGTCCGCTGTTGGTGGTTATTACCAGGGAATAGACCTTACCTTTTTCGGTATCACCCAGGCTAAGACATTTCCCTGTGTTGGTATCCAGAAATTCATAATAGACACCGTTATTGGTCAGCAAAAGCATGTCATCCGCGGCTTCAGCATCCTGAAAGGCAAAAAATCCTTCAGAGGCATTATAGGTTTCCAGGTAGTGCATGTTTACCGGGTCAATGAGTCTGGCAAACTGATTACGATAGGGAGTGAAACTCACCCCTCCATGTATGTAGAGTTCAAGGCCTGGCCATACTTCTTTTATGTTCTGCTTTCCGGTAAGCTGCAGGATATTGCGCAGCAGCACCAAAGTCCATGTAGGCACGCCCGCCATTTGGGTAACATATTGCTGCGAAGTGATCTGCGTCATGCGGTGCAATTTCTGCTCCCAGTCATCCAGGAGCGCTACCGACAGATCCGGGGTTTTCATCCAGTGTGCAACATGGGGCATATTTTGCATCATCACAGCAGAAATATCGCCCACACGTATTGCATCATTCAACTCATGTATCCGATGGCTGCCACCCATGAGCAGCGCACGGCCGGTGAAGATCCTTGTCTCGGGATGATTGTGACAATAGACAGCCACCGCATCGCGTCCGCCACGGAGATGACAGCAGGAAAGACCTTCGGAGCTTACAGGAATGAACTTGCTGCGGTCGCTCATAGTGCCGGAAGATTTTGCAAACCAGCGTACCGTACCTGCCCACAATATATTTTGCTCTCCACGCAACATGCGATGAATATAAGGGCGCAGCGATTCGTAATCCTGCAGAGGAACACGCTGGGCAAATTGTTGCGGGGTTTTTATTGAAGCGAACCCATGCTGCCTGCCCCATTCGGTAAGAGAGGCCTGTTTCAACAAGCTTTTTAACAAGACTTCCTGCACCTCATGTGGATGCTCGGCCGCATATCGGATAGCAGCCAGCCTTTTCCGCAAAAACCATGATACGAGCGATTGAATAAGAGGCATACCCGCCAGATAAAGCACAACTTACATTTCCCGAAACGTTTTCTTGCCTCTCAGGACAAAATGTTCACCCAGATAAACTTTTCTTACCTGCTCATCATGCGCCAGATCTTCTGCTGTTCCTGAGCGGAATATTTTTCCTTCCACCAGTAGATAGGCTCGGTCTGTTATGGACAACGTTTCCTGCACATTATGATCGGTAATCAGAATGCCAATATGTTTGAAACGGAGTCTTGCAACAATCCGCTGAATATCTTCCACGGCTATCGGGTCAATGCCGGCAAAAGGTTCATCCAGCAGAATAAACTGCGGACTAACGGCCAGCGCCCGTGCTATTTCTGTGCGTCTGCGCTCTCCTCCTGACAACACTATGCCCTGACTCTTGCGCACATGCTTAAGGCCGAATTCCTCAAGCAGATTTTCCAGGATGGCGATGCGCTGTGCTGCAGTGAGCTTCTGCATTTCCAGTACGGCAAGAATGTTGTCTTCCACAGAGAGTTTGCGAAATACAGAGGCCTCCTGCGGCAGATAACCAATGCCCATCTGCGCCCGCTTATACATAGGAAGGGCCGTAATGTCCCTACTGTCCAAAAAGATTTTGCCGGACTCAGGTTTTATTAAGCCCACTATCATGTAAAAGGTTGTGGTTTTTCCAGCGCCATTAGGGCCCAGCAACCCGACAATTTCACCCCGGTTCAGTTCCAGAGATACCTGATTGACCACTTTTCTGCCCTTATAGGTCTTCACCAGATTTTCCGCACGCAGGATCATGAGCTCACGCTATTTTTAAGCACCACTGACTGGCTGGACGGCCCTTCATCCGCCAATTTGATGTCTTTGACATTAAGCTCAATGGTGGTAATACCATTCCATTCATTTTTTTCAAGTGTGTAGCAGATATCAAATCGTTTTTCGGTGCCGGTATGAAAAATTTTTTCCGCCAGATCACCCATGCCAAAGGCAATGCCTTTACAGCAGCGCCCTTCATCCTGGGTAAGATCCAGCTTCAAATGGTCAACGCCCACAATGCGGGAATAGCCCCGGTCACGAACATTGCGGCTCAGGAAAACCGGCTTCATATTACCTGGGCCAAAAGGAGCAA from Chitinophagales bacterium encodes:
- the lptB gene encoding ABC transporter ATP-binding protein, coding for MILRAENLVKTYKGRKVVNQVSLELNRGEIVGLLGPNGAGKTTTFYMIVGLIKPESGKIFLDSRDITALPMYKRAQMGIGYLPQEASVFRKLSVEDNILAVLEMQKLTAAQRIAILENLLEEFGLKHVRKSQGIVLSGGERRRTEIARALAVSPQFILLDEPFAGIDPIAVEDIQRIVARLRFKHIGILITDHNVQETLSITDRAYLLVEGKIFRSGTAEDLAHDEQVRKVYLGEHFVLRGKKTFREM